gtccaaggttgttccgaagaatcaacactgtacctatgtacagaaactgggtttgtactgagattgtactgacatgctgcccagtggtgttcacagaaagggggaggatgttagttttTGTTTCTCACTGAGcggctgcttggagtcacaagactgtgtttacattccagagacagtccaggctattggaagtctcacgggaggcTAGAGACGGATGTGACATtacttgtttcctttcctttgttctgttgctctctgctttcatagagagaggatgtcttttctgtctgcatagcttagaaataaaactctttgcaatgtagccataaatctcatcacttccgcatgctggaaactctgcttaatggAATGTGCctaaggcctcatcaaaggctcaggtcgttaattattcgtCAGAGGCGATTCCGAAGGCTCAGCCGGAGGAAAATGAGACTTTAACAGCTTGGCCGAGCGAAAATGCCGACAGGAGGGTGGGGGGGCCTCATACGCATATGAGATTAGTATGTACACTCTATGAAAGAAGGCAACAGAACACATTGACTAGTATTAGAAAGCAGCTTTGAAGTACTGGGTGGctgcataaaaaaaaaatccttagcaGATATTTAAAAGAAATTTACAGACACTTAAGTGCTTCTATAAACATACAACTAGAAAATGTATTATAGGTTGCTTAAAGTATTAATTTGTTTGTGATCCTTTGAAAGAGGCCTTTTTATATCTGGCATGTATTTAACTCGAGTACAAAACCACTGGAAGCTTATAAATTGACAGGATTGTGTTAAATAGCTGAGAAACTGCAGGTCATCTTTTTCATTACATAGATAGGCCTAGTGGACGGAGGGAAACACTCAAGTTACCAGTAAAGCTGGCTTGTAGGTAATAGTCTTCAGCCTTTTCAAGCACTTGTCTACCTAACAGCCATAGTAGTTAATGAATCAGCATCTTAGTAGAACTAGGTGCATGCATTGTTCAGAGGGCGTGGAGCAGGAGGGTAACTGCCATATATAATGCACAAAATCTCTTTGCTTTCAGGATTACTATCCCATGAAGACATGCACACACTTTCATCATGGTGGCATAGCTATCCTGTTGTTGGTTCCCATAGGTTCTAGGTTTCCATAGCTGCAGTAATGTGAGACAAGTTATACGTGAGGGAAGGGCATATTGAGGGAATCTGAccatttttgctttttacaatTTGCTTATCCCTGGGTCCAGTAGAAAACCCACAGGAATGGGGAATCATGTATTTCACAGTGCTTAACATCTGAAGTTAATTTCTCACCCAACCCAGTCCTGTTGTTCTTTTCCACATAGCAAAGCAGACTTTTCCAGTTTTTCATAGATGGTCATGTTTCAAATGTAAGTGTTGGCTTATCTGCTTCATCTTGTTTAACACAACAAATACAGATATCCTTTTAAAGcacatcaattttttttaaaggaaaacttgtAGTTGGTGTGGGTTTTCTAAGCAGAAaattaaaaccttttaaaaaatgatctatTCTGGGAGCAGCAGAAGGTAACGGTCTTCTCCCCCACTTTTTAGTTCTGTAACTAGTTATTATAATAAGTCTGTAAACATATTGGAATCCCATGCTGCCTGTGATCGCTGAAAAAAGAAGAGCAGAATTACAGGCCCTGGAGTGCTACAAACCCAGACATTTATAGTTTTACATTTTGTTAGGGACAGAGAACTTGTTTGGAGTCCTTTCAGTGAGTATATCTTTGTGGTTTCTAGGTTCAGTGTCATTGGATATCTTCACTGTCCTGAGCACTTGGTGATATGCAGAGAGGAAAACATGCAATAGCACCAAGCAAAATGGGTTTAACGCCACTTTTGCTGTAATTTATGGGTGGGGGATGGAGGGTGGAAAGTTAGTCCTCACCTATCCCATTGCTTTAATGTCCTTTTCATATGTTTTCAGGATTTTGTCCCTTTGTACCAGGATTTTGAAAACTTCTATACAAGGAACCTCTACATGCGCATTAGGGATAGCTGGAGCAGACCACTCTGCAGTGTACCGGGAGCCAAAGTAGACATATTAGAGCGGGTCTCCCATGACTACAATTGGACATTCAAGTGAGTAAAAGGCTTTTGGAAAGCTCCTGCGCAACTAACCTTTAGAGCAGGGggcggagaacctgtggccccccagatgttgctgaaataaaAGTACAAGTAAGTCAGGGGTCCAAAACCCTTTCAGGGTCAAAGATTCTCCACCCCTGTTTTAGAAGATAATTAGTGAGGGTTTGTGAAATGGGTTGTGGAAGATGGACCGCAGCCTCTGTAGCAAGGATAATAACTCCACTATTCCCTGTCGCTTAACTCAGTGCCAGACCTTCCCTAACTTAACTCGGTGCCAGACTTTCAAGATTGCCGTGCCACAGATCCCAGTTCACCGATACTTGGATCCTACAAAACAGCCCATGAGGGCTGACTGTTTTAAGGCCTATATAGAAAAACCATATAGATTAGGGGTGACCAACATTTGTGTCATGTCTTGTGCACGTTACATTacttttgtgtttcattttgccTTCAAGTGGGTTTGCCTCTAGTCCACTAAGATAAGCAGCATTGTAGTACTGAAGAGGAAGGCAGAAATGGATGCCATAGCCACATTGGTTGATTCCTGAGCTCTGGTCTGTTTGTGCCCAAGctcatttctgcattgcatgcCATGGGGTTTTGTGCTCAGTAGAGTCTTCAGTCTTATACATGTTTGTGAAAACTTATGCCAGAAACCCTTTGCTTTGGAAAAAGGGCAGTGTGTATCTCAGTCCCGTCTTCTGTGCACTGGATCTTTTTGTAGGGTGTTCAGTGGTATCCCCCTTGGGCAAGACGAATACAATAGCAGCTGAAAGGAAAACCTACCATACTTTCTGTGTTTGAGATAAACTGAGTATGTCCAGATTTCCACTGACTTAATTGGAATTGAAATGAATTGGAAGTGGCATGGGATAGCATGTCAGTTATCTCTGGTCTTTAatttggtttatatatttatattatatatatatatatatatttatatcccacctctcctccaaggagctcaagtgcatagtctctcccccccccccggtgttatCTTTACAGCAGTCCTGTGAGTTAGGTCAGACTGAGTgacggtgactggcccaaggtcacccactggccaagtggggatttgagtggtggtctcccaggtcctagtgacCTTTAATAAAGTGAAGAAAATTGGCAGGACTGTTTAGAAGCATGCTCAGGAAATGGTAGCTAAAGAGTTCTGTGTTGGAACAGAGCTAATTGAGCAGAGTTAACACCCATTGTTATTGCCAGGTTCATAATTCAAGGGGGTATGGTTAACACACTTCTAGAAGAGAATAGCTTTAGTCCTCCTTGCAGTAGTTTACTGGCTTCCAGATGCACTTCCTTTGGGTGCTGGAGGATATTGTGCTTGAAGAAATTACTAGGATTTGAGGATAACAAGGGTAGGGGGTCTTTTGTGGGGTGGCGGTGGGGTAGAAGGCTTGAAATTGCCAGAGAAAAATAACAAATTGTTTTGAAATGCCTCAGCACTCTGTTTTGATTCTTAAGAGAGCTTTCAAAGAACATCTGCTAATCCGCAATCTGACACTTTACATATTTTGTCTGAATAAAGCTAATTATGTTGGAAGATGCAGAAAAGCTTTAGTTTATGATCTTCAGCTATAACGAAAGAAGTCTTGCTGAGTTAAGCAAACTGAAACAGAGAAGCATTTGTATAAACCTGTTTGTCTTGCCTACTTCAACATAAGAAATCTCTAACAAGCTTTGGACAGAGCCCTGTTAATACATTGTGACCAGTGAGGCTTTGGTATTATTCCTGAAGGATATTATTCCCTTTGCATCATGTCACAAGTGGCTTTGAAGCTTTTGGAaactttaaaaaagcagtttGCATTGTAGCAAAGAGTGACTGTTTTAGATGGGCTGCCAGCTAGCTGAAAACTGCTTGGTGTGCACAGAGCCCTTTATTTCTAAAGGATTTTACTAGATTGCAGCCTTCAACAGTACTAAGCATATGTACTTTTACTTGTTGATGATCTCCATATCTTTTACATGCTATgtttttataaatttatatataggTACACAGGAAAAGTGATAAAAGACATAATTAACATGGGGTCCTACAACTACCTTGGGTTTGCAGAGAACACCGGAGTTCGCAAGGATGCTGTGGCTGAAGTTCTTTCGCAGTATGGATGTGGGGTGTGCAGCACTAGGCAAGAGATGGGTAAGTTCAGACAAAGGACTAGTATCTGAGTACATTTAATAATTCAGACTCCACAAAATATTGTATGGCAGTTCCTAAGCTTTTGCCCTAATTTGTATGCATCCAGCTTGCATCATTAACACTAAAAATTAAACTTCTTAGCATTAAAAGTGTTTCATTCACAGTGGATTTACCCATCTTGAACCCCTTTTCTATGTTTCTTCCAGGAAACCTGGACAAACATGAGGAGCTAGAAACATTATTGGCCAGATACCTTGGTGTAGAATCCGCTTTGTCATACGGGATGGGATTTGCAACCAACTCAATGAATATTCCTGCTTTGGTTGGCAAGGTATGGATGTCTTTGGAGAGAGGACTGGCCTAGATCTGTCTTCACAGGTTTCTGATGTTAGCCTCTCACTTATTCAGTGTATACTTTGTGAAGGAGGGGAAAATTAAAATTCCTGTATGCCATGCACTTCTGTTTAGAAAATAGTTATCCCTTGTGGAAATGTTAAATGAATAATCAGGAGAGGAAAAACATGTGACAAGATGAATGAGTGCACCAAGGCTGCTTTCTTAGCCCCTCAAGCTGTATTGGGACAAGAAAATGTCAGTTAGTTTGGAGGGCTGAGCACATTAGTCACATTCGCTTCACTAGAATACAAGATTATTATGTAAAATACGTTGTTAGCTTGATCAGATAGAAACTATGTTATTGAAAGCAGTCTGTTTGGAGAGAATTTGCTAGTCCAGTGCACATTCACACTTCTTGTTTTGAACTTCATCACATGGCACCCAACATTATATTTATCAAAAATAAATTTCTGTATTATTTTAAGTGGGTGAGCAGCACTTGGTTGAAATAAAGAGTGCAAGACATCAAGGTGAATAGCCTACATATGCTGTGTACAAGAATGTATTGCACCATTTATGCCATTGTGAACTTGTAAAGGATTTCTTAGGTTTTTAATTACCGGTATTTTCCAAAGAGAAATGTTGTGTATACATAAGGGGAAGAGTTTAAATTCCTATTTGATTTAAATTTGACTTCAAAAATTTTAATAAGTATACACATCAAAATAAGAAATGTGTATCAGCAAAGCTATTATACTAGGTTGCCAATCTAACTGTTTTAATatcttatttatttctcttttactGTCAGGCTGCAACCCAAAATAAGCAATTCCTTCTCCTTTATTGTAATGCTGCTTATCCATAGTCCCTTACCCATCTTCTTGTGTAACTGGAGCAATAGGAAGACTGCACAGCACAGTAAAGAGAGCTGTTCCCCTGGTTCAGTGTATCAGAATAGCTATAAATAGTAATGTGTGGTCTTGCAGCATCAGCTATTGATCCTATTCATTGTGGCCAACCAAGGACCATTTATTTTCCTGTATCCTTGTTCAGGGCTGTCTAATAGTGAGTGATGAGTTGAATCATGCATCTCTAATATTAGGAGCAAGACTTTCAGGAGCAACAATTCGAATCTTCAAACACAATAGTGAGTATTTCCCAGGACGTTTATTAATTTGACCGGAAATTCCTATGTTGTGGGCTAAATGCAGACTTTGATTTTAACCCCCTGAAAAAGCTACCCAGAGAACATTCATTTATGGGCAGTATATAAGTAAAACTCTATAGCAGCCCcaggtgcattttaaaaaaacgttCTTAACATTCAAGGCTACCACAAATGAGAAAGCATTCAAAAGCTCCTCCCTGAGTAAGTGTTACTATGGtcttcagatgaagagtggtatagttatgtattttttttgttaatttttcctCTTCAAGCTTTCTCCATATTCCATTTACCTGTTCAAATGCACTGTTTATCTTATGGACATAAGAAGATCCCTGGTGGATCAGACTAAAGACCTGTAtagttatctagtccaacatcctgttctcacatttgTGAGATGGAAACCTTTCTGAAAccccaagcaggacatgagggaaATAGCCTCACCTGCTGTTGTTCCACATCTAATGGTATTCAGAGACACGATAGCTCTGATCCTGGAGGGGTGGCAGGTAGTCATCATGACTGATaactattgatagccttatcctctatgaattttgTGATTCCCCCTTTAAAGGCATCCCTATTGATGCTGCTGTCACATCTTTGCAGAttccatggttttaactatgtgctgggtGAAGACGTATTATTACCTTTCGTTCTGTTCTGAATCTTTCTCCATTCAGTTTCACTTGATGATTTTTGATTCTAgaagtatacagtcgtaccttggatctcaaatgccttggcccCCGAACAAATTGTCTCCCAAACAACTGatacccggaagtgagtgttccggttttcaaacaattttcggaagccgaatgtccgacgtggcttctgattggctgcaggacattcctgcagccaatcagaagccacgccttgggtTTTGAACAgttccgggagtcgaacggactgccggaacacattctgttcgagaaccaaggtatgactgtagctctGTCATATCTCCCGGCTTAACATGATGTGCAGCTGAGTCCGTATGTTCCCAGTACTAATTGCTTCCGTATGTTCCCAGTACTAATTGCTCCCAGTACTAATTGGAGCGGGTGTTGACAGGCAGAGTGATTCTTCAAAGTGAAGAGTGATTCTTTAATAagcaacaaaagcaacaacataATGTCACCCTCTGAATTACTGCTGTAGTAATGCTGCCTATAGCTGCTTCTGCTCCTAGTCCCTTTACAAAAGTAACAATGTTCTTTGGAATTGTGTTCTTTCTGTATAGATATGCAGAGCTTGGAGAAGCTGCTCAAAGATGCCATTGTGCATGGGCAGCCACGCACACGTCGACCATGGAAAAAAATTCTCATCATTGTCGAAGGCATTTTCAGGTACAAGCTTGGTCCTTCCCATCACCAGTGCTGTTTGCCATATTGGATCATTGTTATTGTCCATTTTGAGGCAATCTGTAATCCAAGCCAAATTGTTAGGTGCTTATTATTTGACTCTGGACAGCTGTAATCCTGTCCAGCCATAATGATGCTCCAAGTTGCATTAGTGCTAATAAATCTAAACTGGAGGTGTGATTTTTTTTGCCAGGTGTTTCTGTAATGGATTGTAATGGACATAGTTTCTGTTGTCTGTCAGCCAAGGGTAAACTTGGTAATGACTGACTGGAGGGGTTACTCTGTGAAGAGAAGGATTGTAACGTGAATCTCTCCAGGTTTATCATTCTACATTTAATGTTTCGGTCGCTTTTCCTCTCCTCACTGAGCATCCAGGGCaattgcaaaaagcaaaacaaaaaaagctcacCACTGCATTAAGCCAATTAAACACAATATTACAAAGACTATAAATTTGAAACAGTGATTGAAAGCAGTAGATACAAGACGCATAATGCCAGTGTGATGCTGTCAACTATCTTAAGCTCTGAAGCCTTtacttcaccaaacctttattaggcattagtTAAGCTCTGAAGCATCAAAAACTTGTTAAGAAAGGGGTTATGCATAGTCACAGATGGATGTTTTGGGGAGCCTTGATGCAGTAGAGGGATTGATACCTTACGCagcagtcctaaccatgtctactcagaaataagtcctgttaaattcagtggagcttacttccaggaaagGGGGGTTAGGATAGCAGCCTTGCGCACTAACTTTTTCAGAGCAATGCCTGGAAAACTGCTTCTATAGCAGGGGTCTCCAAGCTTTCCTTGCCTTGGGCCAGTGTCTCAAGCAATGATTGCgcggagggcgggggagcgcaCGCCCGTACGCatgcacacatgctatttccggtgcacatccaggtcagaggaggcccatgcgcacaagctatttccggtgctcctctgaccctgTAATTACTTGTAAAAATATTAACCGGCCCCTTTTCTAGGGGATTTGAGCATCACTGGGAGATTCCAGAATTCACAACCATCTCTTGTTTTTCTTCACAGCATGGAGGGATCCATAGTCCGGCTTCCTGAAGTAATTGCCCTTAAGAAAAAGTACAAATCATACTTGTACTTGGATGAAGCTCATAGTATAGGAGCATTGGGTCTCAATGGCCGGGGTGTAGTGGACTATTTTGGACTTGACCCCGAGGATGTGGATATCATGATGGGAACATTCACCAAGGCTTTTGGAGCTGCTGGAGGATACATTGCAGGCAAGAAAGTAAGAACTCGTGTTGGGAAGAAATTTTGTGGCTTGTTAGTAAGGAATAGAAGCATCAAACTCGGATGCTTAGAACATCAAGATCATCTCCATTTTAATTTTGAGTAAATTCCAGGATCCCAggcataaatatataaaacatttttaaaagctcgATTAGTAGCACTATTATGTTTTTGCAGGACTTCTCAAATAAAATATATGGTCCAAACAAATGCCCTTTTTTTACTAAAGCTATCAAAGGTCAAAGTAGCAGCTAATCCTGAGCACTACGTATGTCTtgcttctattatttatttatacatacatacataccccacccatctggctgggtttccccagccactctgggtggcttacagtataTATAGAAGACACAGATTACCCAACACTTAAAATAACACCAGTTCTCACTCTCTGATGTTTATTTGATTGCCCTTCCTTATGAACCTCCCACCCCTTCTGCAAGTGTCATAGCAGGTTGGCCACTCACCCACCACAAAACTCAGCCTGTTGGACTCTCCATCCTCCCATATATATATTTGCTGTGCTCAGTTTCCTAATTTTATCCAGAATCAATATGCCATTTGATGACGAGAGAGTAATCATTTATGTGCTGCTAGGCTTTTCCTTGTCAATTGTTATCATTATGACAGCGTCTCCCTGACACTCACTCTCAAAACAACatcatggaaatacagtggtacctctggatgcgaacgggatccgttccggagccccgttcacatcctgaagcgaacgcaatcTGTGcgtgcgcaggtcgcgattcgctgcttccgcgcatgtgcgtgacgtcattttgagcgtctgcgcatgtgtgagcggcgaaacccggaaataacatgttccattacttccgggtcgctgtggagcataacctgaaaatgctcaacccgaagctacttcaacccaaggtatgactacaGCTTCTTCCTAATGACAGCATTTATCTCCCAAGCAAAAATGGTTGATCAGAGATAAGGAGATGCATGTTCACCACCAGCCTACAAGGAAAGATGAAGGCGCAACTATATATACCCGCCTTCACTGCGTATCTTTCAAATAATTAGTCAGCAAAGCAGTGTAAATATCAGCACTGCATACTTGCCCCATCAAAGACTGCTCTCTCAGTGGCAAGGATAATTTCTGATAACCTGCTGTATTCACTTTGTCAGGAGCTGATCGATTACCTTCGTGTCCATTCACACAGTGCAGTATATGCCACTTCGCTTTCCCCCCCTGTTATTGAGCAAATCATCGCATCAGTGAAGTGCATTATGGGTGAAGATGGCACAACACTTGGTGAGTTTCAGGCACTGTAATTCTCATGAGGTGTTAGATTAAACAACTGCTCCTTCAAGTCCGCAAAGCAACTTGGATTCTTTGCAGGTGTTGCTCTTGTCCACAAGGTGGCAGTATGCATTGAAGGACCACCTATTCAGCACCATCCGTCATTTTCTGTGGAGGACTGTTTTGTgaaattagccttttctttatGTTGTTGGTAGTTGACTGAACTTTTCATCATTGCTGCTGGTCAGGTTGAGATTTGTATTGGATAATGGTTTTTATTTACTAAGACAAAAGCTATCGCTGTGCAAAATCCTTGTTTGAGAGATGCATAAATCTAAGACCATAAGAGGATCCGGTTAGAGCAGACTGAAGACCCatcaagttcagcatcctgttctcacagtggccacccacatGCTTATGGGGAGCCCATAAAAAGCACCCAAACACAGGAGCTCTCTACCTCCAGccgctggtattcagaagtttACAGCCTCCAACCACAGAGGCAGAtcacaaccatcatggctagtagtcattgatagccttagcTTCTAGGAATGTGTCTAATctgtttttaaagccatctaagttggtggccatccctgcctcctgtgggagtaagATCCTTGGTTGAACtgcactatgtgaagaagtaccatatttttcgccccataggacgcaccgccccataggacgcacctagattttttttggggggggggaatcaagaaaaaaaattattccccccccaggcgcggggctggcgcgggggaagcccgagcttcccccgaccctagcccccagaacaggctgctgcctgcaagccttgcgagcccggcaggACCTCCCGCCAGGCACGCGAGGCTTGcagacatctgcccgaagcacgggccGTGCTCCGCagcgcgccccgtgcttcgggctgcaggctgctgcccgcaagcctcgcgcgcccggcgggacctcccgccaggcgcgcgaggcttgcgggtagcttcctgaagcctggagagggagaggggacgGTGCAcaccgacacctctcgctctccaggcttcagcgaaagcctgcatttgccccataagacgcacacacatctccccttcatttttggaggggaaaaagtgcgtcctatggggcgaaaaatacggtactttccttCAGTACTTTGTCCTGAACCCTCCCAAAATCAGCTTCAAGGGATCtccatgaattctagtgttatgagagagggagaacaacTACTCTCTATCTGCTCTAtctgtgccatgcataatttaacaaatttatattttacaaTTTTCTACCATGTCACCtatttacttgccttttctctaaacctaaaagtcccagatgctgcaacctttcttcataggacaATTGGTCTTTCCCCTTGAttattttgattgcccttttctgaaccttttctaacTCTGCAATTATCTAACTCTGCACCAGAGACGGCATGACATTGGCAGTTTTATCCTTTCAATTCCCTTCCTAATTATCTCTAGCATGCAATTTATCTAGcacactgggttgacatcttcattgagctatctaCTGCTATCCCAAGGGTCTCATTCATGGTAGCCCATTGTGGATTTTCTCTGGAAAGTATATTcccacaaagcttcacagctacTAATATGGTAACTAGTGCACTAGCTTTGTAGTTCAGATCTAGTGATGTAGTTGCTGGTGAAATCCCATTATAGCATTAGAACTGTAAGTTCCAAATGGCTGTTGGCTCCAGATTCTAGCTTCCCTGGAAAACTTAAAAGTGAATAATTGAATAAGGTAAGCTCAGGTGGAGTCATCTCTTTTGACTTTAATGTAGGAATCCGAATTTGTTCAGTATGAACTAtatctttttaattgttttatagtCATATTTGGAAAGAACTGGAAGATTTTAGAATTTGAATGTTTACATCCCTAAGCAAAGTTAACAAGTTAAAACACAAAAGGGACAAGTCCCTGGTTTGATTTACAGCCGTTAATGACTTTGATTCTAGATGCTGAGAGATTGCCATTTCTCTTACGTCTTACCAATCTTGTGCTTTGGCCAAGAGCAGATTCTTGATGCTGTCTTCCATGCGTTAAATACCAGTGAAGGTACAGAAGCAATTTCCCAGATCTGGAACTATTGCCGACAGTATAACAATCCTTAAATCAAGAATCTGCAGAAGGGGTTCACTGATACTAGCTGTATACAGTGAGCTGGGTGTTGACTTGCCTTCTGGACATGGAAAGGCTGTAGATCCAACAGAGGCTCCCATTGGAGAAGTGGTGGGAAGGAAGATTATTTTTGCCAGTTCAGTTTGCAGATCCCAGCACCACCTCCCACCCTGATCCAGAAGGTATTTGACCCCCTGGAACAGTTTTCAAGAGATAATCTGCAAAAAATACCTCCCAGCCTCATCATCCAAAGGATGGAGTCCACCGATGGGTTGTCTGGATCTAATTTTCATATTTTATTCTCTATTACTGAACGTGCAGAACAAGTAAAACACACATATTGCTTTCGTTTATAAAGTTGTGTGGTTATAGAATTAACTatcctgcaaaaacaaaaatctcCTGATGTATCTCAGTTCTGATTACTTGCAATTTATTCCTGCCATATAATGTAAATTCTCATTGTAACTGCGTTGCTTATTTAGGGTTGTCAAGAGTTGGTTACAAAGGGGTTACTTGAAAGTACTTGAGTTTGTGGACTCCTCATGGATGTAGAAGAATTGGACTAAGTAGCTGAAGttcatttcaggttacatatgctagGATTCAGAACTCATTTTACTCTAGAAAATATATCTGAGCAAAGGTCTTAGTGTCACTCAAGACCTGGGAGGAGGGTGGGAATAAGTAGAAAAAATGACTATGCTTACAAAGTAAAATGGGGATCAACAGCCAGAGCAGAAAATACTTTTCATGTATTCGTTGTATTCAGATGAATGGTAAACAACTTTAGCATCACCTTCACAAATTGTATGAGGGCTTAGTAGCTCTCAAAACTTGGGGACATGTATTTGTAGATTCTATGGTACATTGGCTATTGTTAAATATTTGCAATCATTCCAGAGAGCCTTCCTTGGCCAAACAGGATGTTAA
The nucleotide sequence above comes from Podarcis raffonei isolate rPodRaf1 chromosome 1, rPodRaf1.pri, whole genome shotgun sequence. Encoded proteins:
- the SPTLC2 gene encoding serine palmitoyltransferase 2, whose protein sequence is MERGAEKLSEEPRANGCSLTGHHALKNGYVRGFPGAEPHGQLPHIAQNGGLYKRPFNEAFEETPMLVAVLTYVGYGVLTLFGYLRDFLRHWKIEHCHNATEREEQQDFVPLYQDFENFYTRNLYMRIRDSWSRPLCSVPGAKVDILERVSHDYNWTFKYTGKVIKDIINMGSYNYLGFAENTGVRKDAVAEVLSQYGCGVCSTRQEMGNLDKHEELETLLARYLGVESALSYGMGFATNSMNIPALVGKGCLIVSDELNHASLILGARLSGATIRIFKHNNMQSLEKLLKDAIVHGQPRTRRPWKKILIIVEGIFSMEGSIVRLPEVIALKKKYKSYLYLDEAHSIGALGLNGRGVVDYFGLDPEDVDIMMGTFTKAFGAAGGYIAGKKELIDYLRVHSHSAVYATSLSPPVIEQIIASVKCIMGEDGTTLGKQRIQQLAENIRYFRRRLKEMGFIIYGNEDSPVVPLMLYMPAKIGAFGREMLKRHIAVVVVGFPATPIIESRARFCLSAALTKEILDIALKEINEVGGLLQLKYSRHRLVPLLDRPFDETTYEETED